GCAATGCGCCGATGCTGGCCGTGAATGAACGGCTGGGGTTCGAGAGGCGGCCCGGCCGGTACGAGCTACACCTGCCGCTGGGCGCTACTTCCGCCGTTTGAAGGGATTCCAGCGGGAACCGTTCCGCTCAGCCGTGGGCGGCGCTTCGGCGGGGGCCACGGCTGCTGGCAAGCGCGGGGCAGCCGGACCGTGACGCCCCATCTGGCGGGCCGGGACGGCGGGTGGGGTGGGGGACATCTCCTGGGGGCTGGCCTCCTCGTCCGGTTCGCCAAGGGCGGCCAGCAGGGCGCGGCGCAGGTCGCCCGCCGTCGGCCGGTCCTGGGGCCGCTTGGCGAGGGCGCGTTCGGCCAGGCGAGCCACCGGGCGCGGCACCTGCGGATTCAGGTGGGACAGCGGTGTGGCGAAGCTGTTGAGGTGCGCCGCCATCAGGGCCTCGTAGGTGTCGCCCAGGTGGGGGCGCTGGCCGGTAAGAAGTTCATAGGCCAGCACGCCGAGGCTGTACACGTCGCTGGCGGGGCTGCTGCTCTCGCCGTGGTAAATCTCGGGGGCCATGTAATAGGGACTGCCGCTCGACTGCCCCCCCTGCGTGATGAAGTAGGTGCTGCCCAGGTCGCCCAGCGCGGCGCGGCCCAGGTCGTCGACGTACACGTTCTGCGTCTTCACGTCCTGGTGAACTGCGCTCAGCCCGTGCAGGTAGGTGAGGCCCGCCGCCACGTCGGCCAGGATGCGCAGGGCTTCTTCCAGCGGCAGTTTCTGCCCGCCCCGCCCGGCCAGCACGTCGCTGAGCGTGCCCGCCGGGTAATGGCGCAGCGCCACGAAGGCCTTCGGGCCGAAGGCGGTCCCGGCATACCCCTGCACCACGTGCGGATGCCGGAACTGGAGCGTGAGCCGCACCTCGTTGCCGAAGCGTTCGGCGGCCTCCTTGTCGCGCAGCGTCTCTTCCAGGGGAACTTTCAGGGCCACCTGCCGCCCCTGCGCGTCCTGAGCCAGATGGACCAGAGCCGTATGCCCGCGCCCCAACAGGTGCAGGAGTTTGTAGCCGGGAATGGAGCGTTCTGGAGTCATAACGGTAAGAAGGAACGGCGCTGTTCCTGGCAGGTCGCCTGACCCCGCGGAGTCACGCACTGTCCCCAGTCTAGCGGCATTCTGTCACCCAAATCTGTCTGGCGGGAGCGGGTGGAGCCACCCACAAAAAGAAGCGGAGGAGCGTCCTTGCCCCTCCAGCTTTACTCGGCCCGGCGTTCCGGATTATTCCTCGTCGCCCGCGTCCTCGGCGGCACGTTTCCCGGCCAGCCATTCCAGCCCGGCCCACATCAGGTCGTCGAGGTCGCCGTCGAGCACGTCGTCGGGGTTGTGCTTCATCACGCCCGTGCGGTGGTCCTTGATGTACTGCTTGTCCAGCACGTAGGAGCGAATCTGCGATCCCCACTCGATCTTCTTCTGCTCGCCGCGGGCCTTGGCCTCCTCCTCCTCGCGCTTGCGCATCTCGATGTCGTAGAGGCGCTGCTTGAGAATCTGGAGGGCGATCTCGTGGTTCTTGATCTGCGAGCGCGTCTGCTGCGAGGCCACCGCGATCCCCGTAGGAATGTGCGTCAGGCGCACCGCCGAGTCGGTGGTGTTCACGCCCTGTCCGCCCGCGCCCTGCGAGCGGAACACGTCGCGGCGCAGGTCGGAGTCGGGAATGTGGATGTTGATTTCCTCTTCCGGCACCTCCGGCACCACGTCCACCGACGCGAAGGAGGTCTGGCGGCGGTTGTTTGCGTCGAAGGGCGACACCCGCACCAGGCGGTGAACGCCGTGTTCAGGAGCCATCATCCCGAAGGCCTTGTCGCCCCGGATGATGAATTCGATGCTCTGGTAGCCCGCCTGGTCGCCCGGTTGCTCGTCGATCAGATCCACCCGGTAGCCCCGGCGCTCGGCCCAGCGCATGTACATCCGCGCCAGCATCCCCGCCCAGTCCTGCGCCTCGGTGCCGCCCGCGCCGCCCTTGACCCGCATGATGGCGGGCACGTCGGCGTGCTTCATGGTAAAGAGCGTCTCGCGGTACAGGTCGTCCACCCGCGTCTGAATGGACGCCTGTTCCTCGGCCAGCATCTCGCGTTCCTCGTCGCTGGCGATCTCCAGCATTTCGCTGAGGCCGTCCGCGTCCGATTGCAGCGTCCGGTAGTCGTCCACGATGCGGCGCAGGCTCCCGGCCTCCTGCGTGACCTGGCGGGCGCGGCCGGCGTTGTTCCAGAGTTCGGGGTCGCTGAGTTCGCGGTCGAGTTCGTTCAGTCTGCGCGTCTTGCCGGGAATGTCAAAGGTACTCCCGGAGCGACGCCAGTTTTTCCAGCAGTTCCTGCACGGCGTGTCTCCCTTCCGCGCTACCCCCGTTGAGCGGGGCGCGGGCATATGCCGCCCCGGAGTA
This genomic stretch from Deinococcus carri harbors:
- a CDS encoding serine/threonine-protein kinase is translated as MTPERSIPGYKLLHLLGRGHTALVHLAQDAQGRQVALKVPLEETLRDKEAAERFGNEVRLTLQFRHPHVVQGYAGTAFGPKAFVALRHYPAGTLSDVLAGRGGQKLPLEEALRILADVAAGLTYLHGLSAVHQDVKTQNVYVDDLGRAALGDLGSTYFITQGGQSSGSPYYMAPEIYHGESSSPASDVYSLGVLAYELLTGQRPHLGDTYEALMAAHLNSFATPLSHLNPQVPRPVARLAERALAKRPQDRPTAGDLRRALLAALGEPDEEASPQEMSPTPPAVPARQMGRHGPAAPRLPAAVAPAEAPPTAERNGSRWNPFKRRK
- the prfB gene encoding peptide chain release factor 2 (programmed frameshift), yielding MQELLEKLASLREYLDIPGKTRRLNELDRELSDPELWNNAGRARQVTQEAGSLRRIVDDYRTLQSDADGLSEMLEIASDEEREMLAEEQASIQTRVDDLYRETLFTMKHADVPAIMRVKGGAGGTEAQDWAGMLARMYMRWAERRGYRVDLIDEQPGDQAGYQSIEFIIRGDKAFGMMAPEHGVHRLVRVSPFDANNRRQTSFASVDVVPEVPEEEINIHIPDSDLRRDVFRSQGAGGQGVNTTDSAVRLTHIPTGIAVASQQTRSQIKNHEIALQILKQRLYDIEMRKREEEEAKARGEQKKIEWGSQIRSYVLDKQYIKDHRTGVMKHNPDDVLDGDLDDLMWAGLEWLAGKRAAEDAGDEE